Proteins encoded by one window of Micromonospora coxensis:
- a CDS encoding ATP-binding protein — translation MEWLLAPATPAAASALRTELTAFLRRHAQERDEVEDAGLVVSELVGNAVEHAGGPVWVGLDWSAARPALVVHDLGPSFDLAELPPPEFGSVRGRGLWLVRQLAAELEVVAKRGTGKRVRTVLPVTRRVEPTYDPPRREVNALPAPDEAGPGGFGRESFLRALVVELARTAENRQGPAVAEEMVAQVGATVGGQMEDEYRRARELTGRLTAEQLADSYLRLKSALDGGFYVISVDTDRVVLGNRRCPFGETVRRAPALCRMTSSVFGGIAARNHGEAVVLLDERIAVGDPECRVTVLLGEAARNSPGGHHYRQDS, via the coding sequence ATGGAGTGGTTGCTCGCACCGGCGACCCCGGCAGCGGCGAGCGCCCTGCGCACCGAGCTGACCGCGTTCCTGCGCCGGCACGCCCAGGAGCGCGACGAGGTCGAGGACGCCGGCCTGGTCGTCTCCGAACTCGTCGGCAACGCGGTCGAGCACGCCGGCGGTCCGGTCTGGGTGGGTCTGGACTGGTCCGCGGCGCGGCCCGCGCTGGTGGTGCACGACCTCGGCCCCTCGTTCGACCTCGCCGAGCTGCCGCCGCCGGAGTTCGGCAGCGTCCGTGGCCGGGGCCTGTGGCTGGTCCGCCAGCTCGCCGCCGAGCTGGAGGTGGTGGCGAAACGGGGCACCGGCAAGCGGGTCCGCACCGTGCTGCCGGTCACCCGTCGGGTCGAGCCGACCTACGACCCGCCCCGCCGCGAGGTCAACGCGCTGCCCGCCCCCGACGAGGCGGGCCCGGGCGGCTTCGGCCGGGAGTCGTTCCTGCGCGCCCTCGTCGTCGAGTTGGCCCGCACCGCCGAGAACCGGCAGGGCCCGGCCGTGGCCGAGGAGATGGTGGCCCAGGTGGGCGCGACCGTCGGCGGGCAGATGGAGGACGAGTACCGTCGCGCCCGGGAGCTGACCGGCCGACTCACCGCCGAGCAGCTCGCCGACTCCTACCTGCGGCTCAAGTCCGCGCTCGACGGCGGCTTCTACGTCATCTCGGTCGACACCGACCGGGTCGTGCTGGGCAACCGGCGGTGCCCGTTCGGTGAGACGGTGCGCCGGGCGCCCGCGCTGTGCCGGATGACCTCCAGCGTGTTCGGCGGCATCGCCGCGCGCAACCACGGGGAGGCGGTGGTGCTGCTCGACGAGCGGATCGCCGTCGGTGACCCGGAGTGCCGGGTCACCGTGCTGCTCGGCGAGGCCGCCCGGAACAGCCCGGGCGGCCACCACTACCGACAGGATTCCTGA
- the cobA gene encoding uroporphyrinogen-III C-methyltransferase has translation MTALVIVGHGTRSAAGVDQFAALVDRVRRRAADRVGDVEGGFIELSRPPLTDAVTALVERGHRNLVALPLVLTAAGHGKGDIPAAMAREQERHPGLTYRYGRPLGPHPLLHAALEERIDAALAGADRAGTWVALIGRGSTDPDANAEVAKVARLLWEGRGYAGVEPGFISLAEPSVPAVLERLRRLGARRVVVAPYFLFAGVLPDRIVAQSQAYAAAHPDLDVRVADLIGDCDALADLVLERHAEALGGDIRMNCDTCAYRVLMPGFADKVGRPQTPHDHPDDPVGGHHHHHHDGGRHHHGPGLRPGQVAVVGGGPGPDDLITVRGRALLDSADVVVADRLAPQGLLAGLRPDVLVVDAAKVPRGPSMTQDAINDALVTHARAGRRVVRLKGGDPYVFGRGHEEVQACAAAGIETVLVPGVSSALAAPALAGVPVTHRGVAHDLTVVSGHLPPGHPDSLVDWASLGRARGTLVLLMAVDTISKIAAVLLEHGRVPDTPVLVVRDAGHPQQRAWASRLDEVGELAAREDVRPPAVFVLGPVVGLRG, from the coding sequence ATGACCGCGCTGGTCATCGTCGGGCACGGCACGCGCAGCGCGGCCGGGGTCGACCAGTTCGCCGCGCTCGTCGACCGGGTCCGCCGTCGGGCCGCCGACCGCGTCGGCGACGTCGAGGGCGGCTTCATCGAGCTGTCCCGCCCACCGCTCACCGACGCGGTGACCGCGCTCGTCGAGCGGGGACACCGCAACCTGGTCGCGCTGCCGCTGGTGCTCACCGCCGCCGGGCACGGCAAGGGCGACATCCCCGCCGCGATGGCCCGCGAGCAGGAGCGGCACCCGGGCCTGACCTACCGGTACGGCCGGCCCCTCGGCCCGCACCCGTTGCTGCACGCCGCGCTCGAGGAGCGGATCGACGCGGCGCTGGCCGGCGCGGACCGGGCCGGCACCTGGGTCGCGCTGATCGGGCGGGGCTCCACCGACCCGGACGCCAACGCCGAGGTGGCCAAGGTGGCCCGGCTGCTCTGGGAGGGGCGCGGGTACGCCGGTGTCGAGCCGGGCTTCATCTCGCTGGCCGAGCCGTCCGTGCCGGCGGTACTGGAGCGGCTGCGCCGGCTCGGCGCCCGGCGCGTCGTCGTCGCCCCGTACTTCCTCTTCGCCGGGGTGCTGCCGGACCGGATCGTCGCGCAGTCGCAGGCGTACGCCGCCGCGCACCCCGACCTGGACGTGCGGGTCGCCGACCTGATCGGCGACTGCGACGCGCTGGCCGACCTCGTCCTGGAACGGCACGCCGAGGCGCTGGGCGGGGACATCCGGATGAACTGCGACACCTGCGCGTACCGGGTGCTGATGCCGGGCTTCGCCGACAAGGTGGGCCGGCCGCAGACCCCGCACGACCACCCCGACGACCCGGTAGGCGGCCACCACCACCATCACCACGACGGCGGCCGGCACCACCACGGGCCGGGCCTGCGCCCCGGGCAGGTCGCCGTGGTCGGTGGCGGCCCGGGTCCCGACGACCTGATCACCGTACGCGGCAGGGCGCTGCTGGACAGCGCGGACGTGGTGGTGGCCGACCGGCTCGCCCCGCAGGGGCTGCTCGCCGGGCTCCGCCCCGACGTGTTGGTCGTCGACGCCGCGAAGGTGCCGCGCGGGCCGTCGATGACGCAGGACGCCATCAACGACGCCCTGGTCACGCACGCCCGCGCCGGACGGCGGGTGGTCCGGCTCAAGGGCGGCGACCCGTACGTCTTCGGCCGGGGCCACGAGGAGGTCCAGGCGTGTGCGGCGGCCGGGATCGAGACCGTGCTGGTGCCCGGGGTCAGCAGCGCGCTCGCCGCGCCCGCCCTGGCCGGGGTGCCGGTCACCCACCGGGGCGTCGCCCACGACCTCACCGTCGTCTCCGGGCACCTGCCGCCGGGTCACCCCGACTCGCTGGTGGACTGGGCGTCGCTGGGCCGCGCCCGGGGCACCCTGGTGCTGCTGATGGCGGTCGACACCATCTCCAAGATCGCGGCGGTGCTGCTGGAGCACGGCCGTGTCCCGGACACCCCCGTGCTGGTGGTGCGCGACGCCGGACACCCGCAGCAGCGGGCCTGGGCGTCCCGGCTGGACGAGGTGGGCGAGCTGGCCGCCCGGGAGGACGTCCGGCCGCCGGCGGTCTTCGTCCTCGGTCCGGTGGTGGGGCTGCGCGGCTGA
- a CDS encoding precorrin-8X methylmutase: MTRVVHPIEAESYRILRSRVDLTHLPPLTRAVTERVVHASADLAYVTELVCDETALAGGLAALRAGAPIVTDVWMVAAGVTRAGREIVCPVAEPATAERATATGLTRSAAAVRIALDRVGPGAVWVVGCAPTALEELITLDAAPALVVGLPVGFVGAAESKAALRASGLPAVSNVGEKGGSAVAAAALNALLYQEETP, from the coding sequence GTGACCCGCGTCGTGCACCCGATCGAGGCGGAGTCGTACCGGATCCTGCGCTCGCGGGTCGACCTGACGCACCTGCCGCCGCTGACCCGGGCGGTCACCGAACGGGTGGTGCACGCCAGCGCCGACCTGGCGTACGTCACCGAGCTGGTCTGCGACGAGACGGCGCTGGCCGGCGGCCTGGCCGCGCTGCGCGCCGGGGCGCCGATCGTCACCGACGTGTGGATGGTCGCCGCCGGCGTCACCCGGGCCGGACGGGAGATCGTCTGCCCGGTGGCCGAGCCGGCCACCGCCGAGCGGGCCACCGCCACCGGGCTGACCCGCTCGGCCGCCGCCGTCCGCATCGCCCTGGACCGGGTGGGCCCCGGAGCGGTCTGGGTGGTCGGCTGCGCGCCGACCGCGCTGGAGGAGCTGATCACCCTGGACGCGGCGCCCGCCCTCGTGGTGGGGCTGCCGGTCGGCTTCGTCGGGGCCGCCGAGTCCAAGGCGGCGTTGCGCGCCAGCGGCCTGCCCGCCGTGTCCAACGTCGGCGAGAAGGGCGGCTCGGCGGTCGCCGCCGCCGCCCTCAACGCCCTGCTCTACCAGGAGGAGACGCCATGA
- a CDS encoding HoxN/HupN/NixA family nickel/cobalt transporter, whose product MNPIPTAAPPVGRWSRAERVRLGGVVLAVAALHVAGWTLYLYWNDQPAAAGGLAGAGALAYALGVRHAFDADHIAAIDDTTRLMLLRGRRAVGVGFFFALGHSAVVLLLALVIGLASASMTEQGMAGVREVGAVVAAATATAFLLLVAGLNAAVLAGLVKLWRRLRAGTLDESELDLLMLNRGLVHRILGSRARSLVRSSWHMAPVGFLFGLGLETASEVTLLSLSASTAAAGGLPVLALLTLPLLFAAGMSAMDTADSLLMARAYSWAYRQPARRLWYNLATTGMTVVVGALVASVYLSGLLVEHLGVTALSGYAALGDHFEQLGYVVVALFALAWGGAVALWKLRGHDRRYGPGVGAEAGS is encoded by the coding sequence ATGAACCCGATCCCGACCGCAGCCCCGCCGGTGGGCCGGTGGAGCCGTGCCGAGCGGGTACGCCTCGGCGGCGTGGTGCTCGCCGTCGCCGCCCTGCACGTCGCGGGCTGGACCCTCTACCTGTACTGGAACGACCAGCCGGCGGCGGCCGGCGGGCTGGCCGGGGCGGGCGCGCTGGCGTACGCGCTCGGCGTGCGGCACGCCTTCGACGCCGACCACATCGCCGCCATCGACGACACCACCCGGCTGATGCTGCTGCGCGGTCGGCGCGCGGTCGGCGTCGGCTTCTTCTTCGCCCTCGGGCACAGCGCGGTGGTGCTGCTGCTCGCCCTGGTGATCGGGCTCGCCTCGGCGAGCATGACCGAGCAGGGTATGGCCGGGGTCCGCGAGGTCGGCGCGGTGGTCGCCGCGGCCACCGCCACCGCGTTCCTGCTGCTGGTCGCCGGGCTCAACGCGGCCGTGCTGGCCGGGCTGGTGAAGCTGTGGCGCCGGCTGCGGGCCGGCACACTCGACGAGTCCGAACTGGACCTGCTGATGCTCAACCGGGGCCTGGTGCACCGGATCCTCGGCTCCCGCGCCCGCTCGCTGGTGCGATCCTCCTGGCACATGGCCCCGGTGGGCTTCCTGTTCGGGCTCGGCCTGGAGACCGCCAGCGAGGTCACCCTGCTGTCGCTGTCGGCGAGCACCGCCGCGGCCGGTGGCCTGCCGGTGCTGGCCCTGCTCACCCTGCCGCTGCTCTTCGCCGCCGGGATGTCGGCCATGGACACCGCGGACAGCCTGCTGATGGCCCGGGCCTACTCGTGGGCGTACCGGCAGCCGGCCCGGCGGCTCTGGTACAACCTCGCCACCACCGGGATGACCGTCGTCGTCGGCGCCCTGGTCGCCAGCGTCTACCTGTCCGGCCTGCTGGTCGAGCACCTCGGCGTGACGGCGCTGTCCGGCTACGCCGCGCTCGGCGACCACTTCGAGCAGCTCGGCTACGTGGTGGTGGCGCTCTTCGCGCTGGCCTGGGGTGGCGCGGTGGCGCTGTGGAAGCTGCGCGGGCACGACCGGCGCTACGGCCCCGGCGTCGGCGCGGAGGCGGGGTCGTGA
- a CDS encoding 4Fe-4S binding protein — protein MSIGACQGCGACLLTCPTHAIRPTPLGLTVRADRCTGCLECLEICPVDAIRATAEPRGER, from the coding sequence GTGAGCATCGGCGCCTGCCAGGGCTGCGGCGCCTGCCTGCTCACCTGCCCGACGCACGCCATCCGTCCCACCCCGCTCGGGCTGACCGTCCGCGCCGACCGGTGCACCGGCTGCCTGGAGTGCCTGGAGATCTGCCCGGTGGACGCCATCCGCGCCACCGCCGAACCCCGAGGAGAGCGATGA
- the cobJ gene encoding precorrin-3B C(17)-methyltransferase encodes MTVGLVAATAAGRRHARILADAWPHARLVESTGVADALRTAWTECGAVVAFLATGAVVRILAPLLGDKRTDPAVVVVDEAARHAVALLGGHAGGANTLAGEVAALLDARPVVTTATDAVGLPGLDALGWPVEGAVAAVSRAILDGEPVRLLADATWPLPALPPNVLIETIANDAATPTDAATSEIPATPVDPAVPSPPAGADGAAGSGVAGRHRAHGADPDGADPDGADPDGADPDGADPDGGTSDGGTSDGGTSDGGTSDGGTSDGGTSDGGTSDGGTSDGGTSDGGTSDGGTSDGGTSDGGTSDGGTSDGGTSDGGTSDGGTSDVGTSDGGWRLLVTDRIVPLDERTAVLRPPSLVAGIGSSRGVAAAEVSALLHRALADAGLAPASLRCLASVDLKADEEGILATARALGVPLETRPAAELAAVDVPHPSEVVRAVVGTPSVAEAAALAGGGTLLVPKTASAMATVAVARHAPRGRLAVVGLGPGAPDLRTPRAVAELRRAAVVVGLDQYVDQVRDLLRPGTRVLASGLGAEEERARAAVAEATVGQAVALVGSGDAGVYAMASPALEYADGRIDVVGVPGVTAGLAAAALLGAPIGHDHVYLSLSDLHTPWEVIERRVAAAAEADLVALLYNPRSRARDWQLGAVLKTFAAHRPPATPVGVVRNASRDGEQVHLATVATLDPAVVDMYSVVVVGSSQTRVVAGRMVTPRGYRWQR; translated from the coding sequence ATGACCGTCGGACTCGTGGCGGCCACCGCCGCCGGCCGCCGGCACGCCCGGATCCTCGCCGACGCCTGGCCGCACGCACGGCTCGTCGAGTCGACCGGCGTGGCCGACGCGCTGCGCACCGCGTGGACGGAGTGCGGCGCGGTGGTGGCGTTCCTGGCCACCGGGGCGGTGGTGCGGATCCTCGCGCCGCTGCTCGGCGACAAGCGCACCGACCCGGCGGTGGTGGTCGTGGACGAGGCGGCGCGGCACGCCGTCGCCCTGCTCGGCGGGCACGCGGGTGGTGCCAACACGCTCGCCGGGGAGGTGGCCGCGCTGCTCGACGCCCGCCCGGTGGTCACCACCGCCACCGACGCCGTCGGCCTGCCCGGACTGGACGCCCTGGGCTGGCCGGTCGAGGGGGCCGTCGCGGCGGTGTCCCGGGCGATCCTCGACGGTGAGCCGGTCCGGCTGCTCGCCGACGCCACCTGGCCGCTGCCCGCCCTCCCGCCGAACGTCCTGATCGAGACCATTGCCAACGACGCGGCGACTCCCACCGATGCGGCGACTTCGGAGATCCCGGCGACCCCCGTCGATCCGGCTGTCCCGAGCCCGCCGGCCGGTGCGGACGGTGCGGCCGGCTCCGGTGTCGCGGGCCGACACCGGGCGCACGGCGCCGACCCGGACGGCGCCGACCCGGATGGCGCCGACCCGGATGGCGCCGACCCGGACGGCGCCGACCCGGACGGCGGGACCAGCGACGGCGGGACCAGCGACGGCGGGACCAGCGACGGCGGGACCAGCGACGGCGGGACCAGCGACGGCGGGACCAGCGACGGCGGGACCAGCGACGGCGGGACCAGCGACGGCGGGACCAGCGACGGCGGGACCAGCGACGGCGGGACCAGCGACGGCGGGACCAGCGACGGCGGGACCAGCGACGGCGGGACCAGCGACGGCGGGACCAGCGACGGCGGGACCAGCGACGGCGGGACCAGCGACGTCGGAACCAGCGACGGCGGCTGGCGGCTGCTGGTCACCGACCGGATCGTGCCGCTGGACGAGCGGACCGCCGTGCTGCGCCCACCCTCGCTGGTCGCCGGGATCGGCTCCAGCCGGGGCGTCGCCGCCGCCGAGGTCTCCGCGCTGCTGCACCGGGCGCTCGCCGACGCCGGCCTGGCCCCGGCCAGCCTGCGCTGCCTGGCCAGCGTCGACCTCAAGGCCGACGAGGAGGGCATCCTGGCGACCGCCCGCGCGCTCGGCGTACCCCTGGAGACCCGGCCGGCGGCGGAGCTGGCGGCGGTCGACGTGCCGCACCCCAGCGAGGTGGTCCGCGCCGTGGTCGGCACCCCCAGCGTCGCCGAGGCGGCGGCGCTGGCCGGCGGCGGCACCCTGCTGGTGCCGAAGACCGCCTCGGCGATGGCGACCGTCGCGGTCGCCCGGCACGCCCCGCGCGGCCGGCTGGCGGTCGTCGGTCTCGGGCCGGGCGCGCCCGACCTGCGCACCCCCCGCGCGGTCGCCGAGCTGCGCCGGGCCGCCGTGGTCGTCGGCCTCGACCAGTACGTCGACCAGGTCCGCGACCTGCTGCGACCGGGCACCCGGGTGCTCGCCAGCGGCCTCGGCGCGGAAGAGGAGCGGGCCCGCGCCGCCGTCGCCGAGGCCACCGTCGGGCAGGCGGTCGCGCTGGTCGGCTCCGGCGACGCCGGGGTGTACGCGATGGCCAGCCCCGCCCTGGAGTACGCCGACGGGCGCATCGACGTGGTCGGGGTGCCCGGGGTGACCGCCGGGCTCGCCGCCGCCGCCCTGCTCGGCGCGCCGATCGGCCACGACCACGTGTACCTGAGCCTGTCCGACCTGCACACCCCGTGGGAGGTCATCGAGCGGCGGGTGGCCGCCGCCGCCGAGGCGGACCTGGTGGCGTTGCTGTACAACCCGCGCAGCCGGGCCCGGGACTGGCAGCTCGGGGCGGTGCTGAAGACCTTCGCCGCGCACCGTCCGCCGGCGACCCCGGTCGGCGTGGTGCGCAACGCCAGCCGCGACGGTGAACAGGTCCACCTGGCCACCGTGGCCACCCTCGACCCCGCCGTGGTCGACATGTACAGCGTGGTGGTGGTCGGCAGCTCACAGACCCGGGTGGTCGCCGGCCGGATGGTCACCCCGCGCGGCTACCGGTGGCAGCGGTGA
- the cbiE gene encoding precorrin-6y C5,15-methyltransferase (decarboxylating) subunit CbiE encodes MTAATGVGPDADPRAVGPADRTGTARPAVTVVGIDAAGRPPHPGARDALARARLVVGAARHLAALPAPPDCPRVVLGPLAPALDRLAAAVAAGAPAVVLASGDPGLFGIVRRLRAAGLPLRVLPAVSSVAAAFARAGLDWDGAAVLTAHGRDPGPALNACRALPAVAVLTAPGAGAAEIGAGLAGWPRRLVVAEHLGTDAERVTWTTPEEAARRAWADPHVLLSLATDGSAPPAVGPVRTDNQPAAAPAGGWALPETAYHHRDSMITKSEVRALAVARLRPRLGRLVWDVGAGSGSVGIECALLGAAVIAVERDPDAPVAANAARHGAHVRVVTGHAPAALRDLPDPDAVFVGGGGTDVLAAVVARRPARVVHTLAALDRVAPAVHLLRDAGYAVDGSQLSAARLADLPGGSVRLAATNPVVVLTGERP; translated from the coding sequence GTGACCGCCGCGACCGGCGTGGGCCCGGACGCCGACCCCCGCGCCGTCGGGCCGGCGGACCGGACCGGCACGGCGCGGCCGGCGGTCACCGTGGTCGGGATCGACGCCGCCGGCCGACCGCCGCACCCCGGCGCGCGCGACGCGCTGGCCCGGGCCCGGCTCGTCGTCGGCGCGGCCCGCCACCTGGCTGCCCTGCCCGCGCCGCCGGACTGCCCCCGCGTCGTGCTGGGACCGCTCGCCCCCGCGCTGGACCGGCTCGCCGCCGCCGTCGCGGCCGGAGCGCCGGCCGTCGTGCTGGCCAGCGGCGATCCCGGGCTCTTCGGCATCGTCCGCCGGCTGCGCGCCGCCGGGCTGCCGCTGCGGGTGCTGCCGGCGGTCTCCAGCGTGGCTGCCGCGTTCGCCCGCGCCGGGCTCGACTGGGACGGCGCGGCGGTGCTCACCGCGCACGGCCGTGACCCCGGGCCCGCCCTCAACGCCTGCCGGGCGCTGCCCGCCGTCGCCGTGCTCACCGCCCCGGGCGCCGGGGCCGCCGAGATCGGGGCCGGGCTGGCCGGCTGGCCCCGCCGCCTGGTGGTCGCCGAACACCTCGGCACCGACGCCGAGCGGGTCACCTGGACCACGCCGGAGGAGGCCGCCCGGCGGGCCTGGGCCGACCCGCACGTGCTGCTCAGTCTCGCCACCGACGGGTCCGCCCCGCCCGCCGTCGGGCCGGTGCGCACGGACAACCAGCCGGCCGCCGCGCCGGCCGGCGGCTGGGCGCTGCCGGAGACCGCGTACCACCACCGTGACTCCATGATCACCAAGTCGGAGGTACGCGCCCTCGCGGTGGCCCGGCTGCGTCCGCGTCTCGGCCGGCTCGTCTGGGACGTCGGCGCGGGCAGCGGCTCGGTCGGCATCGAGTGCGCCCTGCTCGGCGCGGCCGTCATCGCCGTGGAACGGGACCCGGACGCGCCGGTCGCGGCGAACGCCGCCCGACACGGGGCGCACGTGCGGGTGGTGACCGGCCACGCGCCGGCGGCCCTGCGCGACCTGCCCGACCCGGACGCCGTCTTCGTCGGCGGGGGCGGCACCGACGTGCTCGCCGCGGTGGTCGCCCGCCGCCCCGCGCGGGTGGTGCACACCCTCGCCGCGCTGGACCGGGTCGCGCCCGCCGTCCACCTGCTGCGCGACGCCGGCTACGCCGTCGACGGCAGCCAACTCTCCGCCGCCCGCCTGGCCGACCTGCCCGGCGGATCCGTGCGGCTCGCCGCCACCAACCCGGTGGTCGTACTCACCGGGGAGCGCCCGTGA
- a CDS encoding cobalt-precorrin-5B (C(1))-methyltransferase, whose protein sequence is MTYAEPPLREPDLPRTAKVRPTALRTGWTTGACATAAAKAAVTALVTGAPQREVEIGLPAGRRVRFTVHRCDFSPLPDAHAEAVVVKDAGDDPDVTHGAHLTATVGWHDRPGLQLDGGPGVGTVTRPGLGLSVGGPAINDTPRRMIGEAVAEVVDLAEVGVRVVISVPGGEVMARKTTNRRLGILGGISILGTTGIVRPFSTASWRASVVQAVHVMAAQGERTVVLCTGGRTERAARELLPELPEVCFVEVGDFTGAAVTAAVGDAMTGVVFVGMAGKLAKLAAGILMTHYTRSKVDLSLLGAVTAEAGGDADLVAAVAAANTGRHAYELWEAAGLLGPAGDLLCRRVRQVLRRFAGHAVTVDVAMVDFTGSRVVASSGRWSG, encoded by the coding sequence ATGACGTACGCCGAGCCGCCGCTGCGCGAGCCGGACCTGCCGCGGACCGCGAAGGTCCGGCCGACCGCGCTGCGCACCGGCTGGACCACCGGCGCCTGCGCGACGGCGGCGGCGAAGGCGGCGGTGACCGCGCTGGTCACCGGCGCCCCGCAGCGGGAGGTGGAGATCGGGCTGCCCGCCGGCCGGCGGGTGCGCTTCACCGTGCACCGCTGCGACTTCAGCCCGCTGCCGGACGCGCACGCCGAGGCGGTGGTGGTCAAGGACGCCGGGGACGACCCGGACGTCACCCACGGCGCGCACCTCACCGCCACCGTCGGCTGGCACGACCGTCCCGGCCTCCAGCTCGACGGGGGACCCGGCGTCGGGACGGTGACCAGGCCGGGGCTCGGCCTGTCCGTCGGCGGCCCGGCCATCAACGACACCCCGCGCCGCATGATCGGCGAGGCGGTCGCCGAGGTGGTCGACCTGGCCGAGGTGGGCGTCCGGGTGGTGATCAGCGTGCCCGGCGGCGAGGTGATGGCCCGCAAGACCACCAACCGGCGGCTGGGGATCCTGGGCGGCATCTCCATCCTGGGCACCACCGGGATCGTCCGGCCGTTCTCCACCGCCTCCTGGCGGGCCAGCGTGGTGCAGGCGGTGCACGTGATGGCCGCGCAGGGGGAGCGGACCGTGGTGCTGTGCACCGGTGGGCGTACCGAGCGGGCCGCCCGTGAACTCCTGCCGGAGCTGCCCGAGGTGTGCTTCGTCGAGGTCGGCGACTTCACCGGCGCGGCGGTCACCGCCGCCGTCGGCGACGCGATGACCGGTGTGGTCTTCGTCGGCATGGCCGGCAAGCTCGCCAAACTCGCCGCCGGGATCCTGATGACCCACTACACCCGCTCCAAGGTGGATTTGTCGCTGCTCGGCGCGGTCACCGCCGAGGCCGGCGGCGACGCCGACCTGGTGGCGGCGGTCGCGGCGGCCAACACCGGGCGGCACGCGTACGAGCTGTGGGAGGCCGCCGGCCTGCTCGGCCCCGCCGGCGACCTGCTCTGCCGCCGGGTACGTCAGGTGCTGCGCCGCTTCGCCGGGCACGCCGTCACCGTCGACGTGGCGATGGTGGACTTCACCGGCTCCCGGGTGGTCGCCTCCTCCGGGCGGTGGTCCGGGTGA
- the cobM gene encoding precorrin-4 C(11)-methyltransferase yields MTTAKVWFVGAGPGAADLLTLRAARVIAEADVVIWAASLVHADVLAHARPDAEIVDSSQLPIEGVLPLYRRAAAEGLTVARIHSGDPALWGAVQEQLDLCRALDLAVEIVPGVSSFTAVAAIVGRELTIPEVAQSVILTRLEGGRTPMPPGERVREFARHGTTMALFLSAARSGQAQAELLAGGYPAHTPVVVAYQATWPDELVVRCTLGELEATVKEHKLWKHTLFLVGPALAASGTRSHLYHPGHFHTFRRAEPAARAELRRTRAANPPVAADRPTAPEPGGPPR; encoded by the coding sequence GTGACCACCGCGAAGGTGTGGTTCGTCGGGGCCGGCCCCGGCGCCGCCGACCTGCTCACCCTGCGCGCCGCGCGGGTGATCGCCGAGGCCGACGTGGTGATCTGGGCGGCCAGCCTGGTGCACGCCGACGTCCTCGCCCACGCCCGCCCCGACGCCGAGATCGTCGACTCCTCCCAGCTGCCCATCGAGGGGGTGCTGCCGCTGTACCGGCGGGCCGCCGCCGAGGGGCTGACCGTGGCCCGGATCCACTCCGGCGACCCGGCGTTGTGGGGCGCGGTGCAGGAGCAGCTCGACCTCTGCCGGGCCCTCGACCTGGCGGTGGAGATCGTGCCCGGGGTCTCCTCGTTCACCGCCGTCGCCGCGATCGTCGGCCGGGAGCTGACCATCCCCGAGGTCGCCCAGTCGGTCATCCTCACCCGGCTGGAGGGCGGCAGGACGCCGATGCCGCCGGGGGAGCGGGTCCGCGAGTTCGCCCGGCACGGCACCACCATGGCGCTCTTCCTCTCCGCCGCCCGCTCCGGGCAGGCGCAGGCCGAACTGCTCGCCGGCGGCTACCCCGCGCACACCCCGGTGGTGGTGGCGTACCAGGCGACCTGGCCGGACGAGCTGGTGGTCCGCTGCACCCTCGGCGAGCTGGAGGCCACGGTCAAGGAGCACAAGCTCTGGAAGCACACCCTCTTCCTGGTCGGCCCGGCCCTCGCCGCCAGCGGCACCCGCTCGCACCTGTACCACCCCGGGCACTTCCACACCTTCCGCCGGGCCGAGCCGGCCGCCCGCGCCGAGCTGCGCCGCACCCGGGCGGCGAACCCGCCGGTCGCCGCCGACCGGCCGACCGCACCCGAGCCGGGCGGGCCGCCGCGATGA
- the cobI gene encoding precorrin-2 C(20)-methyltransferase — translation MTGVGVGPGEADLLTLRAVRVLREADLVVVPVMDRTGADGDAPRGRAEATVRAHVPADRLRRLPFALDDRGGVTTRREAAWDAAAAAVVAAFDDGARAIAFATIGDPNVYSTFGYLAQSVRALRPAVEVRTVPGITAMQELAARSGVPLCEGREPLTLLSATAGPALVDDALAGPGTVVVYKGWRRHAELVDALRRHGRLPDAVLGRGLGLPDERIGPVDRADDDLPYLSTLLVPARRDRRGGKL, via the coding sequence CTGACCGGGGTCGGCGTCGGACCGGGCGAGGCGGACCTGCTCACCCTCCGGGCGGTCCGGGTGCTGCGCGAGGCCGACCTGGTGGTCGTACCGGTGATGGACCGGACCGGGGCGGACGGCGACGCGCCCCGGGGCCGCGCCGAGGCCACGGTGCGGGCGCACGTCCCGGCCGACCGGCTGCGCCGGCTGCCGTTCGCCCTCGACGACCGGGGCGGGGTGACCACCCGCCGGGAGGCCGCGTGGGACGCGGCGGCGGCGGCTGTGGTCGCCGCCTTCGACGACGGGGCGCGCGCGATCGCCTTCGCCACCATCGGCGACCCGAACGTCTACTCCACCTTCGGCTACCTGGCGCAGAGCGTGCGCGCCCTGCGCCCGGCGGTCGAGGTGCGCACCGTGCCCGGGATCACCGCCATGCAGGAACTCGCCGCCCGCAGCGGCGTGCCGCTCTGCGAGGGCCGCGAACCGCTCACCCTGCTGTCGGCCACCGCCGGGCCGGCGCTGGTCGACGACGCCCTCGCCGGCCCCGGCACCGTCGTGGTCTACAAGGGCTGGCGACGCCACGCCGAACTGGTCGACGCGCTGCGCCGGCACGGCCGGCTCCCCGACGCCGTGCTGGGCCGGGGCCTGGGCCTGCCCGACGAGCGGATCGGCCCGGTCGACCGGGCCGACGACGACCTGCCCTACCTGTCGACGCTGCTGGTCCCGGCCCGCCGGGACCGGCGGGGAGGAAAGCTGTGA